CCTACaaacaattgcaaaaaatgttgatgctattcatgtaaaaattgcaaaaagaatgATTTGGTGAGATAAAACTAAAAGTAGGTAATGAcaaatgatgaattattttcttctgaacgaactaaaaaaattacctatgtacttacattattcgacgaactttttaaatttttttttgaaactcttttgaaaaaatatgatcaaaaaaattttcaaaacactgataggaacttgacagaggtgcgGGAAGTCAAATGGTTTTGGAAGGCTGAAACTTGCAAAAGGCACTTATGGTACATCTTttcaatgtactgtgaaaatttggaccctctaggtcaatttgaaggagctacagggtgttctaaaagatagctgaaaaatccacttttctcgCCCTGGAGAAGGGTAAAATgggtttggaaggctgaaacctgAAAAAGGCACTTAGGGTACATCCTTAAttccaatgtactgtgaaaatttggaccctctaggtcaatttgaaggagctacagggtgttctaaaagatgaaaatagctgaaaaatccacttttctcaCCCTGGAGTGGGGttaaatggggttggaaggctgaaacctgcaaaaggcacttagGGTACATTCTCCCgatgtactttgaaaatttggaccctccaggtcaatttggaggggctataggctttcctaaaggtcgaaaaacatgtaaaatgggcaaaaaaattcactttttaatcctggagaggggtcaaataagGTTAGAAGATTTAAACCCGCCAAAGGCACTCAAGTGGCACCATATTGGGACTCCTTAGGTTAGTTTCAAGAGTAAGATGGCGTCAAAATAGGGTTAAAAtcaggtttttcccaccttccatggggtggggatgacctaggaatctggaatttggatatgttgtttacaaTGGCAATACTCACCAAAGGCCTGAATTTGgactattttcatcaatttggggccaaattatgcttctccaaaaaaatgacctttctataattttcaactttggccCTCCAAACCGCAGGGGTCAATTTTAGCTTCCAAGAAAACTCCATtccccaaatttgattttatttgatcaattagaacaggcttCAGGtcataaaacgtgaaaatcaccATTGGACTGAAACTTATATTAtgtaaatacaaataaatataggtaaataaaatgacatggcctaccgcaaatagccccatttttttacagaaatgtgGCTAATAATCCTACAATTGACGATTGATATtttactgaaatgaaaataaaaattgaaaaacattaaatgaatacttggaaaacttttcttaaaaaagaccaaaacctcgaatcttttttgaaaattgaacaagaatTGTTAACaataaaacaatattttaattagaaacaaaaatgctaagtaaaaatgaaccaataaacagatgaaatgatgaaaaatgtgtacttcaaagtgaacatttttttttaaatgaagatgTTTTACATTATGAATCTGACCTCAGCTCTGAACGAAATGAAATCAAGTTTGAACAGTtcacaataaaatgaaaaaaaattcgccacattttacaattttttacaactaaatattataatatcaaaaatttgagtgaagTTTCCAGAATTTTTGCAATCTCTCACTTccttttcctgttttttttttttttttttttttaatatctaaaTTTAAATGATTGAGTAAtgcgagcaaaaaaaaaattttaaagtctgcattaaaactttttaaaaaatttcaaatattttttcaaatggacaAATATTTGTACTTTGTGGAAATAATACCCTTGTTAAAGTTTAATACTTTAAAACCGTTCAAGAAGattcttttttcgaatttcaaatattttaatagTATATACCCAACTTTGGTGATGTTTCAGgagattggaaaaaattgataggaaCAAAATTTGTGCTAATAACTTGAAATATTCACTCGTAACGTATAAATTgactattatttttcaaaaaaaaatttctgcagaaGCTCACGATAAAGAAATATAGGATAAGGTgggcggggggaggggagtAAGATTTTCGTTGCGTTGATTGTGAAACGAGAATCAACCACGACTACCACGAGTTCGATTATTACCCTCCGACTGCGCAACCTTCCCCCTCACGATAAGGATAAGGCTACAAAAGGTGTTAATAAAGTTGCCTAATCGTTTCGCCGTTAATTTTATATTCCGCACTGAAACTCGTCCACTTGAAAGGAGCTGAGTAGGCAACTTATCTAATACTCGTACGAATTCTTTCATCGTTCGTGGCGTAATTTATCGAATGAAAAAGGTCAGGTTCCATCGTCAGACAGCTACGCTGAACGCAGCGTGAATCTGGTTCAATGGATCGTGTAATACAATAATGATAATGATAACGAAAACAAATGAACCGCTTCAAGGTGTACGTAGCCGCACCGCCGCCGCGGAGTCAATGACACGAGACTAATTTATAATATATTTTGTTACGCAGACtgaaaagatcaaaaatacGGGTCATCTTAGGAGACCACGATCAAACTGTGATAAATGACAGCGACTCGGTTATGAGAGCCGTATCTTCAATAGTCAGACATCGTCATTTCGACGTGAATTCTTACAATCACGACATAGCGTTGTTGAAGTTACGTAAACCtgtgtcattttcaaaaaccgtcAGACCGGTGTGTTTGCCTCCTGATGGTGagtatttgatcaaattttgaaaccgtaATTATGATATTTTACAGAATGTATGAgcaatagggggggggggttggaggaGGATTTGAATGAAAAGAGAATGTGTTCTGTCAGAGGAGGCCTTTAAAGAATGGGAAATATTCTAACTCAGTTTAGAATtattaagtacatacctatcaaatgatagaaaagtgattgaaaattttcaattgatcgcAGGTCTAGATCCTTCAGGAATGACTGGCACTGTAGTAGGTTGGGGTCGAACATCCGAAGGAGGTACTTTGGCATCAGTTGTACAAGAAgtacaggtacctatattaaCTCTGAACCAGTGTCGAGGCAGTAAATACAAACCTTCCAGAATAACTCCTAATATGCTCTGCGCTGGAAAAGGAACTCAAGACTCGTGTCAAGTACgatctattttattttctttctttctttctttctttctttctttctttctttctttattaCACTCGAATAATGAATCCTACCAATTCAAGTGAAATTATATCGTCAAAGTATCAaacgatttccaaaattttaaattacctattattgATATACATAAATGTTTAATCTCGTACCTATTCATATGTATTATAACCTACGTGTACTTAGATTAGTCAACATGGCCCAAAGGAATGTAGGACATCTACTCGCATCTCGAATCGTAAACAGAAAAAACCaatcaaaagaataaaaatattacttgattattacttGTATATTctctaattaattttatttgtgtTGACAGGGTGACAGTGGAGGTCCTTTATTGGTCAGTACTCAAGGAAATGATAAATACGAACTCGTCGGTAAGATTAATGGGTCGAATTACTTACTACACtacaatgatatttttttttcacaagaaattaTATGATAGGTAACTGTGATGAAATAGTTTTGCTCTCTGTGAACTTTTATGAAATCTTAAGCCTAGTACCTGCTCTATAAGCTTATCTGTGCCTACAGGCAGACTTTTTGACTGATTCCTTACCGTGACTTTCCTTCAATCATTTTCCTCTCCcctaattctaaaaattatatgAGATTCGCATAGGTACtaatcacttgaaaaatattgtgatgTTCTCTTTAGCGATATCTATTCTCTTTTGGTAATATCGTGGTGTCTTAAATAATTTGCAAATTAAGATAAAAAACCATAGGTTGTTACCTCATATTACTGCCTCTGTTCccaagttttacaaaaataatggTCATTTTCGTGGGTAAATAGATACGTATCTTCATGGAATAGAACATTTATCTACTCGATAACAACACTAAACCTTCACTTCACAGCAATAGAATAAATATACCTTGGTGGTTATGTACTTGAATGAATCAAAtgatgtttgaaaaagaaaataacttGGTACTTCGGAAAGCAACGTACATACTTATTGTGTAGAATCATACTAAACagtcacaattttgaaaacatttaccCACTTTATTTGTTTTTGTCGCACACCTGTAGGTATAAATGTACATAATATTGCGTCAAACTTGATGTTACACTATTTCGATCGATGAAATAAAcatacgatgattttttttaaatcaaactttctagATACAAGTAATGAAAAGTTAAAGAATATCTTACAACTTACGAGGGAAGTACGTCAACTgaccgaaaattttttgtaactgacagagaaaaatcaaaagggATAAAGTGGCCCACTAAAcctaatatgtaggtagttgctaaatttactcgtataatcatttttactaactccattttttgaaaattcgaaattcagtttttcttcaacaaaaaactttaaatcagattaaattaaaagtaaaaagcTGAACATAGGCTTATTTAAGCTAAACTACTTTTCATCTCCGAAATCGGTCGATGTGGTGATTTCGAGCCCTTAAGGTAAGTACCTTCAACGGATTTACTGGTTTTTGTTCTATAGCGTCGAAGAAATCATCACGAGAAAggacaaaatgaaattcagcgtaTATGAACTCGGATTTACGATCTTTATGACAGTCAGGTTGGATCGATTTTGACacagatttacaaaaaaaaatttcaattctcaaattcctgaaataattaaaaattcgtcGTTTACGAACACATTGAAAcgaagagctgaaatttggatcatCTCCTATTTTTGATGCATAAAATCGattagaggggggggggcactTTTGAGGTATTCTTGAGCCtaagcgaatttttgaatttttccagttctCATAAAGAATGTTGTAATATTGATTTGTACCTACAATGTTTAGAgcgtttattaaattttacaataagtatttgatctgatttttaaaatcttgaaaaaaattgcatttaattACAAACATTACGCTAAGAACGTGCCAGAAAATGACTAAATTTCTGAGATACCTGGCAGGCAGATAGATGACCATAAAAGGCCAATGACATTAAGTAATAGCCGGACAGGacaacagacgaccttgagaagtcagacagCCGGGGTAATGACCTTGACAGGACAGACACACGGCCTTGAGAAGCTATattgacaggtcaatgaccttaataagCCACATTGACAGACCGACAACCATGAGAGAATATATAGACAGACAGGTTAGTGACCTTAAGAGAGCaggcagacgggtcaatgaccttaagagaccagaaAGGCTGACAAATAACCTTTAGAAGCTAGACACACGAGTCAATAATCTTGAGTCTGGACAGGAAGATGAACGATTGGCAGACAACTTCAGGAAGTCATATTGACGGGTAAAGAGGCCAAACGGGTaggcagatgaccttgagaaatcAGCCGGGCAGGTCAATGCCCTCTCAAGAGACCAGACAGAGAcggatgaccttgagaagcagTGCAGACTagttaatgaccttaagagaacAGActggcagacagacgaccttgagaagccagacaaacGGGTCGATCACCTTGAGAGAGAAAATAGACAAACAGGCGACCTTGGGAAGGCAGTCAAATGACCTCTAAAGAGCAAGACAGGTAGACAGACGACCTATGTAAGCCAAACTGACGGGTCAATAAtcttaagagaccagacaggccACATCAGGCTGAAGTCCTGGTCCAAATGATCATGATTGTCTCTTGGTCGATTACGCCTTTTGCAGCGATTCGAGATTGCTGGATAAAAGTCCAcgtttgctggaggctccagattagCTCGAAAATGGTGGCAATTGATTTGGAATGGGTCAATAATCAATATTATACACTCTTACCTACCGccaatttcaagaaataaataaatcgcCCAAAAAATCggatatccaaatttcagcatctaCGAATTTGGTTCTGAAATGACgagtgacatgctctttcaatgagccaaatttcagctcattcaGAGCTCAGAGTTGACGGTTTTCCTCTTgttaggattttgaaaatactgaatataaacgtacctacttgtttcacatctttcaactaaaaaaaattaatctaaacaAATGAAGAAATGGGATTCATAATGATATAAAAAACTAATGGGCCATTAGTCTTTTAAAAACAGACTCAGTTGTGGAAATTTGTGTAATACATACCTAACTAAACGAATCAGATCAGATGTGGACATATCCTCTAATTAAGGTAGAGTAGAACTGATCAGAGTTTTGATGGGATGATAGGTACCCTCTACCTATCTGCTCTGTTCAAGCAGCTGTTTGATATGATTACAGCCGGGCATTCTACTGGCTCAGTTTAACCTTGATCAGATGTGATcagatcaattttaatcgaGTTAGATTTCTTCAGACTTTATCTGATCCGATCAGGGGAGACTTGACTGATCTGACAAGATCTGAATAGATTTGATCAAACCTGATCTTATCCAATCATTTGATAGGTTCAGATCCATTCTTTTCCCCCTCCTTCACTGACGAACGTTGTCACGCgtgtaattttaggtaaaatatcaaaagtcTCCACTTACCCTCATAGGTACGTTACATCTCAAATTGTATTCatctctgaaaaattcaattcacaaAGCATACTTATTATTTCCGAGCACTACTCGTTTGTTCGGAACAAGGGCTTGTATTGTACTTCTTTGTCGATCAATGCAATGATTTTTGTGATAGGTACTATTTGTAGGTAGTGGTACCTAATGTTACCTCTTTGTATGAGTCATTCATTGTCTTAATATTACcgttgattttcgtttttttttctctgctcTTTTCATGAGTCCCTAAGTATCAATAACGAATGAAGCCTATTCTACGTACCTATATGGGCATCGATAGCTGGCATGGctcataatttttgagttgtAGGATCAATCGTCGCCATTGATATTTGGAATCGATTCGTGCATCGTCACGAAAGAGGAGAGAAGGACTAACACATCACAACATTTGATGTGTGATTCATAACTAGGCATACAAAATGAAACACTTTTGTCAACATTAATTATACGACACGATGACGCGAATACAAAACTGCGAACATGTATCGTTGAATTAACAATACAATATGCTCTATCCTGCCAGTATACACATTTTGACCTCTCTACAATAaataaatgttcacaaaatattgaattccttcaatttttctctccCTCTCACATAGTTCAACATTGAATCGAGACCCTTGTCCCTCAAACTAAAGCATCGATcaaaaaatcgactaaaatattaaaaaataaatatcacatTTTATTCTCATCATAACCATTGATCATCTAATTACAGGTATCGTTTCATGGGGCGTCGGCTGCGGTCGACCAGGATATCCAGGAGTATACACCAGAGTAAACCGATACTTGGACTGGGTGAAGCGAAACATGAGAGATACGTGTTTATGCGTAAATTGATCGAAGATCAAGCTCATATCAGGTATACCTACCAAGACTATCTGCACAAACACACGTACACCACGCGAACGTCGAAGGCGAAACCATCAACCAGCGTAAAAAATCTCTCCATTCCTGATTCCGAACACATACGATCTGTATCTACCTATCTAGGATCGGAGGAGAGAATCGCAGCTCGAGTACAAGATGCACTTTACTGTCGAAAACTGGTTATCGTGTCGAGTCGTCATTTACGATGAGACGAGTAAAACTTGCGAACAAAGCAGCCAACAAGACgatcaactaaaaaaaaaaaaggaagaagaaaaaatgtgtatttttaaacTAATTTAGAATATCGTCATTCTAGTCATAGGGTAAATTATGTGTGTTGTCGATATTATGTGTGAGAAGATGATGGATGCTTTTGtgatattttaaaatcgaataTTGTAACGAATattaaaatcgtattttttcgcgtGTATTTATTACCTATTAGTCTATAATTATACGATTTCTATAGATATTtaggtttcgaaaaaaaaaagtttgtacaACTTGCTCGCATATATGTATTTAGTATTCTCGTAGGCGATTCGAACGAATAACTTTACGTACATCCGGCAACGTACATTTTCGAATACGGTTCGGTTCACGATGAATTATGAATTTACAATAATAATCTCTAAATGACCGACATGGCATATTTTACCATCACATCGCTGATCGAATAGTAAACCGAGTCCTAATTTTAAACCATCCTTAACTCCTTCAAAAATAACCCTACCCTTGTCCTGCCTACCCATCGATAAAACAAACTATCCTTCGAACCATTCTTATAGCCTAGCTCTACGATAATCGTCAATAATTTTCGTTATCTACCAGAATGTCAGTCAGCAATAGAGAAAAATCGAACTATAATTACGACAAATCACATTTAAAATGGTATTATCATTAGCAGACAAATTAGTAAGGCTCGTTAATAGAAAGTTTGAAGACCTGTAACGCCATCCGAGTCCGACTACCGAGTTCATTGTCGCGTTCTCTCCTCTCGTTCGCGATGAGATTTCTTATAGATCTAGAATTTGCGTGTATAAGGAATAGCCTATCGAATACGCAACCATCGTCAGCCAGGAACTGGTttctcgtagaaaaaaaaacattctccaGCGTCCAGTGTAAAACGGCGTCTGGTCTTATTAAAATGTCATTGTCGTCTATTAAGTTCGCTTGTGTAACCGTGGCCGGCACGTGGTGCATTGTGTTTCTGCACAATTTATCGATAACAGTAAGTGAcagtttcatcttttttttttttgcactaaatattacgtaggtatggtgatcattttttcgtcaattttttcaaaggatttattcgatacctacctactcgtatgtgaATCGGTGATTTCCATGCACTTTATGTTACGTACGTGTCATGTGTGTTTTCCTTCCTGGATGACACTATAGCTTTCAAGTTGCGATGTTTTACCTACTCGGTTTTACATGTGAATTATTAGCTTATGCTTACGATGAATTGATGGTGTCGTTTGATAAATTCACCATAATATacaattatgtacctatgtagttttTATCAGTGTACTTCATCACAAACCGTATCGAGTCTTGGCGAATATTTTTCACCGGTCTGTTTACGAccacctacctatctacctacctacctacctatcgagtGAACAATTCCGCAGGATTCAGGCACATGACAACA
This region of Planococcus citri chromosome 5, ihPlaCitr1.1, whole genome shotgun sequence genomic DNA includes:
- the LOC135849162 gene encoding trypsin-1: MPRISFVLMFLFVVYVNMTPMKEQNYDEDIDSDEDFNSTQRQTHGTGRIFFEEIFGAPSVDAEEKEPLGNCTCECGLVNQEIRIVGGMPTGVNRYPWVARLVYDGKFHCGASLINNDYVVTAAHCVRRLKRSKIRVILGDHDQTVINDSDSVMRAVSSIVRHRHFDVNSYNHDIALLKLRKPVSFSKTVRPVCLPPDGLDPSGMTGTVVGWGRTSEGGTLASVVQEVQVPILTLNQCRGSKYKPSRITPNMLCAGKGTQDSCQGDSGGPLLVSTQGNDKYELVGIVSWGVGCGRPGYPGVYTRVNRYLDWVKRNMRDTCLCVN